A window of Daphnia pulicaria isolate SC F1-1A chromosome 4, SC_F0-13Bv2, whole genome shotgun sequence genomic DNA:
TCCACAAACAAAACGGAAGGTCCCCATCCACGTTCTTCAACGAGCGCTTCCAAATATTTTGGGTCATCTGTTGGTATATCTAATGATTCTACGATATGTAAATCGTCCTAAAATGACATTTACAATTTATTACAAGTCCATTGGCGAGAGCATTATCGACAAACTTACTTGAGCGAGCTTGGCTGAGAGGGTAGATCGAAGACCATTGAGCCGAGCGTTAAAACCCAGCATGTAAAAGTAGGGTTTGGGGGAGCGGGGGCCGTGAACAACCCCACCACCTACCCAGATTCTGGAAAACGAAAGACAATCAATTATTAGATAAATAGATTCGTATACGACCAATTTTCGACACTATCTTTTCGGGATGTACGGAAACATTGTTCTTACGGAGAACGGATGGATCCGTGACGAGATCTGCCACTGCCTTTTTGTGGTCTAGGCTTTCTACCACCTCCTCTAACTTCATAAGACATTTTGGTATGGGCGTATGACTACAAATGAATGAACAATTGAAAGAAATTGCATAGGTTAATGATATTTGAAACAAGTAAGGCTCATACCACATGACGATATAGTTGTTGCCACCTGACATTCTCATGGATGATGTCAAGTCTGGGACGTTCAGCAAACACTTCAGGATGCAGGTCAATTAAACCTAGCTTTTCCTCTTCAACTGTATCCATATTTGAGACCCATACTTGACGTGGGATCTTAAATTTGGGAGGGAAGGCCAATTTTCTTGAAGATATGATGGGCAAAGGAGGCCTGGTAGCTGTAAACATAACATGATTAAAATTGACAAGTGCAAGAgtgaatcaataaaaaagcggCATACGGTTTATCAATGAAGTATCCAGGTTTTCTTGAAAAAGTGATGCATTGCAATGAATTGTCTGTTGATTCAAGCAATACGTTAGAGATCGTTATAAAATgtgttgaatttatttatacTTTACGAAAAACTCATGATGACAATCTCAGCTCAAAAATACAACTGTACCTTGGTAGGAACAAAGAAACATCGGGCAACCCTCAGCGATAAATCGGTGACTGttttgttcattatttttaCAGCCATTTTATCCAGTTAGAAAATAGAACGActcaattttattaaccagCTTCGAGTTAATTTTTCATAGTTCCTTCAAACCAAACAGACTTGGATGTCGGAGCTCACGATGTGCGGCCGGTTACAAAAGTAAAACGTCGTCTGCAGTCAAACACAAGTTTCGAAGATTGTcaagtaaaatattttcaaatattttattggatgatacaaaaacaaaatatgagtAAAactaaatatatttattttatagaatTTCAGTAGATATGGTCTCGATATcaagatgaaaaatttaaGTTGTCACAAGCGTGTCAATGTTGTTTATAATGCAGACGAATTTTCATTGTAGAAGCGACGTGTTTACTGTTGAGAGGGTATTTTActcctttatttttgttttttattcgaatttaatattattattattaaaacacGTTGGAATTTATACATGCTGCTTAAGTAGTGCAAAGCAGTAATTCATGACCCACCCATGgccattttttccattggtgGGAAAATACCTATCGGTGAACGAAATCAATCGTGGATGAAATGGTCGaagtttaatttcaattcataCAATCTTAACATTCTCTCGCAGTGAATTTAATCAATATAGTGCAATCTGGAAGGGAAGATCACATTCTAATTTCAATCAcaactttaaaaatcaaaatggataGCCTAACTGTATCAAGAGCTTCAGCCACAggttggttttattttaaattatgtgtACTTTATAGTGTACTTAGCTTAAAACCTGCTAGTTTATTTATCTTAATTAGACAAATGTGAATTTTTGAAGATTTTGACTACTATTTGCCATACACTGGGTGCATGTGGCAATGGCAACATCTGTCTAATTGAGTGCAGTGTCATGCAGTGTGTCAGATTTCTCACCACTTAATCACTTGTAAACCTTCAGTATCATGAAACTCCATTAAAATATTTGCTGTAAAGATTATTGACAGATAATCAaggaattcaaaatttaaaaaaaaagaaaagaaaagaaatataaaagaatgtaaaatgcctcttttaaagttttaaagtTTGGAGTGTGCTTAGTCTCTTGGGGCTCTGTAAGATAGAAAAGCTTTGTAGAACACATGTATCTCAGATCAATACTTTTATCTATTGATCCTACCACAGTTTTCTTTCACCAAACTCTGTCACGGCTTGCTGTTTCTATTTCTCCTGTAGCACCCACACTTTGCTTTTAAGCCTAAACGCAAAAGATTTGATGGTACTCCAGATTTCG
This region includes:
- the LOC124336373 gene encoding 39S ribosomal protein L4, mitochondrial-like, which codes for MAVKIMNKTVTDLSLRVARCFFVPTKTIHCNASLFQENLDTSLINPTRPPLPIISSRKLAFPPKFKIPRQVWVSNMDTVEEEKLGLIDLHPEVFAERPRLDIIHENVRWQQLYRHVSYAHTKMSYEVRGGGRKPRPQKGSGRSRHGSIRSPIWVGGGVVHGPRSPKPYFYMLGFNARLNGLRSTLSAKLAQDDLHIVESLDIPTDDPKYLEALVEERGWGPSVLFVDDHDIMPLNITAASDAYGHYNLMPVYGLNVFSMLKHTTLVMTLSAVERLEERILFHLNRNDAAEATAKYKLSSV